One genomic window of Quercus robur chromosome 6, dhQueRobu3.1, whole genome shotgun sequence includes the following:
- the LOC126732388 gene encoding protein SENSITIVE TO PROTON RHIZOTOXICITY 1-like, producing MFNTGESFRIPAGYSAGLGHNPSQNRVGSSDSRVPLLNLSTVRTRMDSLQRFLSDSVNGNQLISQDQMDMVSTEIVSAIHQIIVNGAALLSCSPTSDLTAAAAEVSPPNSTTPPKLAPDASVPLKVEASDSDDFKVENSFLDSDSEIVELDAVELLAEHIHFCEICGKGFKRDANLRMHMRAHGNQYKTPEALAKPDRQLGGSSAAAESSRHTKFSCPYDGCNRNKLHKKFRPLKSVICVKNHFKRSHCPKMYSCNRCNKKSFSVVADLKNHLKHCGEARWKCTCGTSFSRKDKLFGHMTLFEGHMPAVAGDDDECPKIAPDSLAAVTAMEEDDEDVVMGSGSGSDNGLLFEGLMDDFGGSIDSYYCFQDMLGSPQLNGMESCL from the coding sequence ATGTTCAACACCGGCGAATCTTTTCGGATCCCGGCGGGATATTCCGCCGGACTCGGCCACAATCCGAGTCAAAACCGGGTCGGAAGCTCGGACTCCCGGGTCCCGCTTCTGAACCTCTCGACGGTCCGAACGAGAATGGATTCTCTGCAGCGCTTCCTATCGGACTCGGTCAATGGAAACCAGTTGATAAGTCAAGATCAGATGGACATGGTCTCCACCGAGATCGTCTCCGCCATCCACCAAATCATAGTCAACGGCGCCGCCCTCCTCTCCTGCAGTCCAACCTCTGACCTTACCGCCGCCGCCGCGGAAGTTTCGCCTCCAAACTCAACGACTCCGCCGAAACTCGCGCCGGATGCATCGGTTCCGTTAAAAGTAGAAGCGTCAGACTCCGACGATTTCAAAGTCGAGAATTCGTTTCTCGACTCCGACTCCGAGATAGTCGAGCTCGACGCCGTGGAGTTGCTCGCCGAGCACATCCACTTCTGCGAGATATGCGGGAAAGGGTTCAAGCGCGACGCGAATCTGAGAATGCACATGAGAGCTCACGGAAACCAGTACAAAACCCCCGAAGCTTTAGCCAAGCCGGACAGGCAACTCGGCGGCTCCTCCGCCGCCGCCGAATCGAGCCGGCACACGAAATTCTCGTGCCCGTACGACGGTTGCAACCGCAACAAGTTGCACAAGAAATTCAGGCCGTTGAAATCGGTAATTTGCGTGAAGAACCACTTCAAGCGAAGCCACTGTCCGAAGATGTACTCGTGCAACCGTTGCAACAAGAAGAGCTTTTCGGTTGTGGCGGACTTGAAGAACCACCTCAAGCATTGCGGAGAGGCGAGGTGGAAGTGCACGTGCGGCACGAGCTTCTCGCGCAAGGACAAGCTGTTTGGTCACATGACTTTGTTCGAAGGCCACATGCCGGCAGTTGCGGGAGATGATGATGAGTGCCCGAAAATCGCGCCGGATTCTTTGGCGGCGGTTACGGCCATGGAAGAGGATGATGAGGATGTTGTTatgggttcgggttcgggttcggATAACGGGTTGTTGTTCGAAGGGTTGATGGATGATTTTGGTGGTTCGATTGATAGCTATTATTGTTTTCAGGACATGTTGGGTTCGCCTCAGCTTAATGGAATGGAGTCATGTTTATGA